A DNA window from Tachysurus vachellii isolate PV-2020 chromosome 20, HZAU_Pvac_v1, whole genome shotgun sequence contains the following coding sequences:
- the acads gene encoding short-chain specific acyl-CoA dehydrogenase, mitochondrial, whose protein sequence is MAALFKARKALCRAVRCSTRCFTQLAELPELHQILRQTCQEYATKELAPIAAQLDKNHSFPTKQIQELGAMGVMAMEVPENLGGAGMDYLAYSLAVEEISRGCASTGVIISVNNSLYLGPILKFGTEEQKKQWISPFTTGEKVGCFALSEPGNGSDAGAASTQAHQDGNEWVLNGTKAWITNCWDASAAIVFATTNKSLKHKGISAFLVPMPHPGLFLGKKEDKLGIRASSTANLILEDCRVPLTNLLGQPGMGFKIAMQTLDSGRIGIASQALGIAQAAIDCAAGYAQKRIAFGAPIAKLQAIQFKLADMSVAIESARLLTWKAALLRDGKKLYSKEAAMAKLAASEAATFVSHQAIQVLGGMGYVTDMPAERHYRDARITEIYEGTSEIQRLVIANQILKEYQQ, encoded by the exons TGGCAGCACTTTTTAAAGCTCGGAAAG CCCTGTGCAGGGCTGTGAGATGTAGCACTCGTTGCTTTACTCAGCTTGCAGAATTACCTGAACTCCATCAAATTCTGAGACAGACATGTCAGGAATATGCAACAAAAGAACTTGCACCGATTGCTGCACAGCTTGACAAAAATCATTCTTTTCCAACTAAGCAG ATTCAGGAACTTGGAGCAATGGGTGTAATGGCCATGGAGGTACCAGAGAACCTTGGGGGAGCTGGAATGGATTATTTGGCCTATAGCCTGGCTGTTGAAGAGATAAGCAGAGGTTGTGCATCTACTGGGGTTATCATCAGTGTCAATAAT TCATTATATTTGGGCCCTATTCTGAAGTTTGGCACAGAAGAGCAAAAGAAGCAGTGGATATCTCCCTTTACCACTGGGGAAAAAGTAGGCTGCTTTGCTTTGAGTGAGCCAG gCAATGGGAGTGATGCAGGTGCAGCCTCCACACAGGCACATCAGGATGGAAATGAATGGGTACTGAATGGCACCAAAGCCTGGATCACCAATTGCTGGGACGCATCTGCTGCAATTGTCTTTGCcacaacaaataaaagcttAAAACATAAG GGAATCAGTGCCTTCCTGGTACCTATGCCTCATCCAGGCCTATTTCTTGGTAAGAAAGAGGATAAACTTGGAATCAGAGCATCATCTACAGCAAACCTGATACTGGAGGACTGCCGTGTCCCACTGACAAACTTATTGGGTCAACCTGGCATGGGCTTCAAGATTGCCATG CAAACGCTGGACAGCGGGCGAATTGGTATTGCATCTCAGGCTCTTGGTATTGCACAAGCAGCGATCGACTGTGCAGCTGGTTATGCTCAGAAGCGGATAGCCTTTGGAGCACCAATTGCAAAGTTGCAGGCAATACAG TTTAAGTTGGCAGACATGTCTGTAGCTATAGAAAGTGCTCGTCTTCTCACCTGGAAAGCTGCACTTTTACGAGATGGAAAGAAACTGTATTCTAAG GAAGCTGCTATGGCCAAGCTGGCTGCATCTGAAGCAGCAACATTTGTTTCTCATCAG GCCATTCAGGTGCTGGGAGGAATGGGTTATGTAACAGACATGCCTGCTGAGAGACACTACAGAGATGCCCGCATCACTGAAATCTATGAGGGGACCAGTGAAATTCAGAGACTTGTCATTGCAAACCAGATTTTAAAGGAATATCAACAGTAG
- the cetn3 gene encoding centrin-3: MVKMSLSLRADVSADKNKKKRRELTDEQKDEIKEAFELFDTDKDKELDYHELKVAMRALGFEVKKVDVMSILKDFDRGGSGKITYDIFKEVVTDRILDRDPKEEVLKAFKLFDDDDSGKISLKNLRRVARELGEDMSDEELRAMIDEFDTDGDGEISQEEFVSIMTGDS; the protein is encoded by the exons ATGGTCAAAATGAGCCTGTCGTTAAG GGCGGATGTGTCTGCtgacaagaataaaaaaaagaggagagaaCTAACCGATGAACAGAAAGATGAGATTAAAGAAGCATTTGAACTCTTTGACACCGACAAGGATAAAGAACTAGACTATCATGAACTAAAG GTGGCCATGAGAGCGCTTGGTTTTGAGGTGAAGAAAGTTGATGTTATGTCTATCTTAAAAGACTTCGACCGAGGAGGCAGTGGAAAAATAACTTATGACATTTTCAAAGAAGTTG TGACTGACAGGATTTTGGATCGGGACCCAAAAGAAGAAGTTCTGAAGGCATTTAAACtgtttgatgatgatgactcTGGAAAGATCAGCCTGAAAAACCTGCGGCGTGTGGCCAGAGAGCTAGGAGAAGACATGAGTGATGAAGAGCTGAGGGCTATGATTGATGAGTTTGACactgatggagatggagaga ttagTCAAGAGGAGTTTGTCTCAATTATGACCGGAGACTCCTGA